A single window of Arvicanthis niloticus isolate mArvNil1 chromosome 20, mArvNil1.pat.X, whole genome shotgun sequence DNA harbors:
- the LOC117724806 gene encoding solute carrier family 5 member 4-like has translation MDPVANPRGFTWNQSTLGLSIHSTIDTLVMTFYLLLVLCVGMWALLTHSRGTIKDFFLAGQNLAWWLMGISIYSSNIGSGHYMALAGTGAASGIAVGALEWNAIFMLFVLGWIFVPIYSKAEVVTLPEYLKKRFGSLRIQLFFTFTFLIVYIFSRISMEIGFGAMFLKMVWDTDIYQTMLTVLTITGMYAITGGLATVAYVETFQAGIMVLGSALLMGYAFYEVGGYQELVSKYSEAIPSKIQQGNWTAKPECYMPRQDAFHIFRSCVSGDIPWPGLILGGTTVSLFYGCADQVSVQRFLAGKSRLHMEGGCLLCGYLKLLPMFLMVMPGMISRILFPDQVACVVPSECQKFCGQGTGCSALAYPVLVLGVMPPGLQGFMLSTVCASLMSSLTSIFNSSSALFTLNIYTWIRPTATEKELMIAGRFFVIILLAVTIVWIPIIEMAPSETLFEYMQVLKSCLTPSVTAVFLLAVFCKRVNEQGAFWGLILGTTIGVFRLLAELFYRPVTCGGERQCPMFICNLHYLYFGFCLFLVTILVILAISLFTEPIPDDHLHGLCWSLRNSPQRRVTLDKEMRWKTFPSFSSQPGMFGEAHTCFWKFWDLFCGLDSQPKSKTGPENTTKEELEETWKQMVTNETSMALEILSRRMASRKSEDHIDRMKDWSDELESHFWKRVVQASAILLILLLIAAHVYFA, from the exons ATGGGCATTTCCATCTATTCTTCAAATATTGGCAGTGGGCACTATATGGCCTTGGCTGGCACAGGTGCAGCTTCAGGAATTGCTGTTGGAGCCCTCGAATGGAAT GCTATATTTATGCTCTTTGTGCTTGGTTGGATATTTGTGCCTATTTATAGCAAAGCTGAG GTGGTGACGTTGCCGGAGTATCTGAAGAAGAGGTTTGGCAGCCTCCGGATCCAGCTGTTCTTCACTTTCACTTTCTTAATCGTATATATCTTCAGCAGAATATCA ATGGAGATTGGCTTTGGCGCCATGTTCTTGAAAATGGTTTGGGACACTGATATTTACCAAACAATGCTGACCGTGCTGACCATCACTGGCATGTATGCGATCACAG gtggCCTGGCCACTGTGGCTTACGTTGAGACCTTCCAAGCTGGCATTATGGTTTTGGGCTCAGCCTTGTTAATGGGTTATG CCTTTTATGAAGTGGGAGGGTATCAGGAGCTGGTGAGTAAGTACTCGGAAGCCATCCCAAGTAAGATCCAGCAGGGGAACTGGACTGCCAAGCCAGAGTGCTACATGCCTCGTCAGGATGCCTTCCATATCTTCCGAAGCTGTGTCTCTGGAGACATCCCTTGGCCTGGACTCATCTTAGGAGGCACTACTGTCTCTCTGTTCTATGGGTGTGCTGATCAG GTTTCTGTCCAGCGGTTTCTGGCAGGAAAGAGCAGGCTTCACATGGAAGGTGGCTGCCTCTTGTGCGGCTACTTAAAGCTGCTGCCCATGTTCCTCATGGTAATGCCGGGGATGATCAGCCGTATCCTGTTCCCAG ATCAAGTGGCATGTGTTGTGCCTTCAGAATGCCAGAAGTTCTGTGGCCAAGGAACCGGCTGTAGTGCCCTGGCTTACCCAGTGCTGGTCTTAGGAGTGATGCCTCCTG gcCTGCAAGGCTTTATGCTGTCCACAGTGTGCGCTTCCCTTATGTCATCCTTAACCTCCATTTTCAACAGTTCCAGTGCCCTGTTCACACTGAACATTTACACCTGGATTCGGCCCACCGCCACGGAGAAGGAGCTCATGATAGCTGGCAG GTTTTTTGTTATAATCTTGCTCGCGGTCACCATTGTCTGGATCCCCATTATAGAAATGGCACCCAGTGAGACACTGTTTGAGTACATGCAGGTCCTTAAGAGCTGCTTGACCCCAAGCGTGACTGCCGTCTTTCTGCTGGCCGTGTTCTGCAAGAGGGTGAACGAGCAG GGCGCCTTCTGGGGGCTGATTCTGGGAACCACAATTGGTGTCTTCCGACTGCTGGCCGAGCTTTTCTATAGACCCGTGACCTGCGGGGGAGAGCGACAGTGTCCCATGTTTATCTGCAACCTCCATTACCTCTATTTTGGCTTTTGCCTTTTCTTGGTCACCATTCTGGTCATACTGGCTATTTCCTTATTCACGGAACCGATTCCAGATGATCAT ctccatggtctctgctggAGTTTACGTAACAGTCCACAGAGGAGAGTGACTCTAGACAAAGAGATGAGGTGGAAGACCTTCCCCAGCTTCTCATCCCAGCCAG GTATGTTCGGGGAGGCCCACACCTGCTTCTGGAAGTTCTGGGACTTGTTCTGTGGTCTCGACTCACAGCCCAAGTCTAAGACAGGCCCTGAGAACACCACCAAAGAGGAGTTAGAGGAAACCTGGAAGCAAATGGTGACCAACGAGACGTCAATGGCCTTAGAGATTCTGTCCAGGAGaatggcatctagaaagagcGAGGATCACATAGACAGGATGAAAGACTGGAGCGACGAGCTGGAGAGCCACTTCTGGAAGAGAGTCGTGCAGGCTAGCGCGATCCTATTGATCCTGCTTCTCATTGCTGCTCACGTCTATTTTGCATGA